DNA from Streptomyces sp. Edi4:
GCGTACCGGTTCGCGACGTCGTGCCAGTCCGCCTCCAGCCTCCACTGGAGCGCCGCCTTGGGACTGGCGGCCAGGAAGGCGCGGCAGGAGGGGCCCGGCCGGCGGTGGGAGTCGGGGGTGTCGTCGCGGCACGGCCGGGCGAACGTGTCGTACCGGTCCTGCTCCGCCCACAAATCGCGGCCCTCGACGAAGGCGTGGTCGAGTGAGGCGCGTGCCAGTGTCCTGAGCTCCGTGACGGTCAACCCCTGCTCGATGACGCCCCGTTGGTAGACGTCGCTCAGGTCGGTGCGGCTGACGCCCGGGTCGTCGGTGGCCAGGGCGACCGGGACGCCGTGGTCGAGGTAGGCGCGCAGGGGGTGGGCCGCGCCGCTGACGCGCAGGATCTGCGCGTTGCTGATGAGGGGGGCCTCGATCAGGACGTGCCGGCGGCGCATCCGGACGGTCAGCGCCTCGGGGTCGCGCTCGTGGACGAGATCGACCCCGTGCCCGATGCGGTCGGCGCCGGCCACCTCCACGGCCTCGTTGATGTGGAAGCTCAGGTCGCGGTCGCCAACTCCCTTGAGTCCCTTGACGAGTTCACCCGCGTGCAGGCTGACCCGCACCCCGGGTGCGCGGGCCTTGAGGAAGCCGACCATCTTCATGTGCGACGTGTAGTCCCGCAGCGCGATGGGCGCGTCTTCGGGCTGGACCATGTTCACTCCCACGAACCCGCCCAGCCGTCGGCGTACGAGCTCGAACCCGAGGACCAGCTGGGCGAAGACATCACGCGGGTCCTGGGCGCGCAGCACCTGGTAGTCGAAGCGGATGGCGACATCGCAGGCCCGGGGAGCGCCGGGGCGGTCGCAGCCCAGCAGCGCGCGGTGGTCGCGGACGCTCCGCTCGGTGTCGGCGGCCGCCTGGCGGACCAGCGCCTCGAAGCCGGGGCCGGCGGTCAGGGTGGCACGGAAGGCGTCGAGATGGGCGGCGTCGGGGTCCTCGAGGTGGAGGCGGTCGACGAGCAGGCTCAGCGGCCCGGCCGCCGGGGTGACAAGCGTCTCCAGGTAGCCGCTGTGTTCCTTGGCCGACGCGCGGGCCGCCTCGGCGAGCATGTCCGCGTCGTGGCCCGTCGCGGCCGCCCCGAACTTGCCGAAGGTGTCGAAGAAGTGGTCGTGCCCGGGCCCCGGGTCACCGTCGGGCGGCAGGACGAAGTCCCGCATGGACCACGCCCTGATCACGTCGCGCCGGAACGGCCCGGGCGCCTCGGCGTCGCGTGCCGGACGGCTGCCACTGGCGCAGGGCCCGGCGTTCGGCGCGACGACCCGGGTCGTCACATCAATGCACTTCCCGTCCCGCGCCGCGTAGCCGATCAGCGATTCGGCGCGTACCGCGCCTTGCAGATGGTGGTGCAGATCGCCGCCCTTGGGAAGGTCGGCCAGAAAACGCCGGAGCTCGGTGGGCGAGTCCGTGAGATGCCCCATGTACGCCTGCACCGCGGCCAGTTCGTCGTCGGTCCCACCGGCCACCGCCGGAGCGGCGGCTGCCGCCGGAAGCGCACCCGCCGCCAACCCCAGAGCCGTCAAGGCGGCCACCACCGCCCCCCGCCTCCTGCGCCACTTCCCCATGGCCGGCCCCTCTCCTCGTTCGCGCGGCGTCACATCCGGGCAGCATCACACCACGGGCTCCCCGAGGCACCCCTCAGTCCTCGCCAGACACCACGTCAGCCGAGACATTTGCGCTCGCGTGAGAAACGCGTGGGACAGGGGCCGCACACACACGTAGAAAGGCCGCACACACACGTGGGAAGTCCGCCACCCACACGGCCGCGACGCACGCGGATGAACCGGGTGTCCGCACACCGGCTCAGTAGGGTGAACGCGCCTGGAAGGAGGGCGTTCCCATGGCACAGGTGCGTGTTCTCGCGCTGGATTTCGTCGGCACCCTGGCCGGACGCGGACCCGCCCCCGACGGGCAGTTGGTGGCCGAAGCGCTGCGGACGCTCCCGGGCACGGCGGTCCCGGACACCTTCCCCGCCCGCTTCGACGGCGTGACGCACAGGTTCCGGCTGAGCGACCACGCGCGGGGTGTACGCACCCCCTTCGCCGCCCGGATGCGCCGCGCCGCCCAGGACTGCGGCGCCACCATCCCGGATCTGCGCCTGGCCGTCGAGGCGGTGTTCACGGCGGTGCCCGACGCGCGGGTCGATCCACGGGCGGCGCGGGCCGTGCGGGCGCTGCGCGCGAGCGGACTGCCGTGCGTCCTCGCCTCCAACACCGACCGCCCCCACGCCGTACGCCTCCAGACGCTGCGGGCGGCCGCGATCGCCGACTGCTTCGACGCGCTGGTGCTCTCCAGCTCCCTCGGCATCCGCAAACCGGATCCGCGTTTCTACGCGGCGGTGACCCACGCGGCGGGCTGCCCGCCGGAGAACATCCTCTTCGTTGGGGACAACCCGGACAACGACGTCATCGCCCCCTACGCCCACGGCATGTCCGCCGTCCTCATCACCGAGGGGCCGCGACCGGACACGCTGCCGCCGGGCATCGCCACGCTCCCGCACATCGGCGAACTGGCAGGCCACCTCAACCACGTTCGGCGCCCGGTGGGTTGAGGCGCGCGCCGGCTGTCAGTCCTCCCTCTTTCCGTAGCTGAGCTTCTTGCCCTGGTTGAGCTGGTCGATGAGTTTGAACGCGGCGACCGCCAGGGGCTTCAGTTTCTCCGCCGGCACACCGTCCTTCATCCTGCGCAGCTCGGCCACCATCAGCTGGATCTCCTCCTTCTTGACGGTGACCCGGTTGTCCTCGTCGCCCAGTGCGCCGAGCGACTTGTGCACGGCCAGGGCGCCCGGCGCGTCGGCGACCGTCTCCTGCTCCTGTTCCGTCAGGGACTGGGTGTTCTTCAGCAGGTCGTGCCTGGTGGGCAGGTTCTCGAGCCACTTGCCCCGCGTCAGCAGGATCGTGGTCTCGGTTCGGTCGTTCGCGAGCCCCCGCGCCACCGGCGCCCCGAACAGCTTCTCGTTGCCGGTTCCCCTGCGGCCCGCCGCATCCAGGACCAGGTCGACGAATTGGCCCGGGTGCTCGCGGAAGTGTTCCTGCACGGGACCCGGCAGCAGACCGAAGCTCCGGGCGAAGTCGGTGCGGGCCATGAGGCCGCCCGCGATCGTTTTGGCGTTGTCGCCCTGCTGCAACGCCTCACCCGCGAGGACATACGCGGCGAGATGCGTGACGAGTCCCGTCAGGCTGCCGAGGTCGCTCGCGGACAGGGAGAGGCCCTGGGCGGCCGTGGAGCCGAACGCCGCCACCGCGCGCTCCGCTCCCCCCTTGGCCACGGGCAGGGTGCCGAGGCCGCCGCCGAAGAGGTCGTTCCGGGCCTGCCGGCGCCGCTCGGCACTGTGGGTGACCTTCTCGTGCAGGGTGTTCAGCGCGCCGCTCAGGGCATTCGTCCTGGGCTTGGCGCCCTGGTCCGACAGGTAGCCGATCAGGTCCGGCAGCCGGTCGAGACGCATCCCCGCGGTGGTCTGCGGGGAGAATTCGAGCGCCCCTCGGAAGGGGTAGACGCGCAGGTGCGGCACGGGCACGCCGCCGCCCTGGGTGATGTCCTCCGACAGGATGAAGGGCTCCTTCTGACGCCCATTCAGGTAGCGGGCCATGCTGGTGACGCGGTCCAGTACGGAGCGGACCTCACCCACGGTGTCCAGCGGGTCGGTCACCCACTCCAGGTTGGAGCCGCCCGACGGACTGGCGTCGGCGGTCAGGTCGAACCTGTCCCCCTTGACCACCAGCCCCTCGGGCCCCCGGCCCTTGCCCAGGTTCTCGCCGACCAGCGGTGGCTCGGGAATCTCGTTGGAGATCATCAGGCTCATCTCCGTCGCCGCCCGCTGCGCGCCGCCGCGCCTGAACTCGGTCCGCGCCAACCGGCGTTCGCCCTCCGCGTTGAGGAGGTCCCCGTCGAACCAGCGGGCCCGAAGGGCTTCCCTCGGCTCCGCCCTCTCCTCCTCCGTCAGCTGCTTCGCCTCCGGTTTGAGCGCCCGGCCCATGAGCTTGGCGTCGAGCAACCGCTCCCGCTCCTCGGCCCGTCGCTCGTGCAGGGCGGTGTCGGCGACGGGGTCGGCGACCCGGCGTACGTTCCACTGCGCCTCGAACTCGAAACCGACGGCTCGCTGCACGACGGGCCGGCCCTCGGGGTGGGCGTGCCCCCCGCCGTGGCACGCCCGCTGAACCGGTTCCGGCTGCCCGTCGGTGTCGGGGGCGGGCCCGGCGAGCGCCCGGGTGGCGTTCGCCTCGGCCGCCCGCTCGAAGGCGTCCGAGGGGTCCGACACGCTCAGGCCCTCCCCCGTGTCCGTGCCGGCGACGGGCCCTTGACGCTGCTGGATGACGTGGGTGAGCTCATGCGCGAGGGTGTGGCGGTCCGCCCCGCCCCTGCCGACCACGACATGGCTTCCCGAGGTGTAGGCGCGGGCGCCGATCTCGGCGGCCGAGCGCTGCGCCGTGACGTCGTTGTGCACCCGGACGTCCCCGAAGTCGGCGCCGAGCCTGCTCTCCATGTCGGCGCGTACGTCCGAGTCGAGCGGCCGGCCGGGGCCGCGCAGCACCTCGTGCACGGAGGAGCGCTGCACCGGCGCGCTGCCGAGCAGTCCGGCCACCGCCGCGTTCCCCGCGGACCGCTGAAGGGCGAGCACCTGCTGCGCGGAGAACGCCCCGCCGATGCCGCCGCCGCGTCCGGCGGGCGCCGCCTCGGCGCGCTCGGCGGCCCTCGGCGCGCGACCGCCGGGCGTGACGGATCGGCCCTGCTGGCTGTCCTGCGCGTGCACGTGAACCCCTTTGGTGGGTGGGACGTGATGTCCGGCGTTACGTACATATCAGCGCGGGATGCGCCGGTGAAGGTACGGAAGGGCAGTCGATGGGGCAGTCTCCACGCCGCCCCCTCACGGATGAGCGTTCACCCTCGGACCGCCGCGCACGCCCGGCCCGTCGCGCACCCCAGGGTGTGGCCGGTTCCGTACGGTACGTCAACTGCCGCCCGCGTGGCGCTTGTTGGCGGTGCCGGGCGGGCCGGCGAGGGCGCTGAGTGCCGCCTCCTCGACCGTGGCGGCCGGCCGGATCAGCCTGTCGAGACCGCCCGCCGTGAGGACGCGCAGATGCCACGGCCGTACGCACACCAGGCCGAGGCCCCCGTCGCGCTCGCGGGTCCTGCGGTGTGCGCGGCACAGCAGGGTGAGGAGGGCGCAGTCGAAGAAGTCCACGGGGCGCAGGTCCACGACCACCCGGGCGCCCGCCGGATGGGTGGCCGCGTCGAGATGCCGCCCCACGTCGGGCGCGGACGCCAGGTCGACGGTGCCGTACACCTCGACCACCGTGACGCCCCGCACCAGATGGGTGCGGGCGGTGCGGCAGCGGCCCGGCAGCAGACCCGGGGGAAGGGGTACGGGGTCCGGGGCTGACGGCCGAGCGGTGGTTCCCATGGCAGCTCCCGGTCCAGTAGGGATCCCCGCCCCTGCGGGGTACGTGATCGTCGGGCAGTCACCGTGGTCCCGGGGTGACGCACTACCACCCTAGGAACAGGCACGTATGCAGAAACGTGCAGCCTTCGATTTGTTCAGCCCTGGGAGTGAACAAAATTTGCGCCGCCCTCACCCGCGCGTCACCGGCGCGGTGCGGGCCCCGGCCGGGCGGCCACGGGACGGGCCGGGCGCCCTCCCCCCGCGAGGGGTGCCCGGCCCTGGGAACGCCTCGCTCAGTAGGCGCCGAAGACGTTGTCGATCGACCCATAGGTCTTGGCGGCGTAGTTGCAGGCCGCGGTGATGTTGGCGACCGGGTCGTAGAGGTCCGTGGACGTGCCCGGCACGTGGAACGCGGTGAACGTGGGCTGGATGACCTGAAGCAGTCCCTTGGACGGGGTGCCGGCCACGGCGTTGGAGTCCCAGTTGTTGATCGCCATGGGGTTGCCCGAGGACTCGCGCATGATGTTGCGGTAGATGCCGTCGTAGGTGCCGGGGATGCCCGCGCGCCCCATGATGTCGAGCGACTGCTTGATCCAGCCGTCGAGGTTGTTCGTGTACGAGGAGGCGGTCGCGGTGGCGAGCGTGGCCGGGCGCGCGGAGCGGTCGGCCCGGTCGGCCGAGGCGTCCCGCGCGGCGGGGGCCGCCGCCTTCGCCGGACCGTTGACGGTGAGCCGGAGACCGGGGTGGATCATGGCCGGATTGCTGCCGATGACGCCCTGATTGTCCTGGTACAGCTGCTTCCAGCCGCCGCTCACGCCGAGGGCGTCCGCGATCCTCGCCAGCGAGTCGCCCGCGACGACGGCGTAGCTCGTGGGCGACGCCTTCACCGCCGTGGCGGGCTTGGCGGCCGCCGCGACCTGGGCCACGGTGGCGGAGTGCGCCGAGGCCGGCGCGGCGCCGGCCGCGGTCGCGCCGATCACCGGCATGGCGAGTACGGCGCCGCCCGTACCGGCGGCGGCGAGGCCCCGGCTGAACGAGCTGGACTTGGGCCGGCGGTGCTTGCCCTTTGCAGGCATGGTCATGTCCTCTCCGTCGCCTGCGAGGTGAGCTGTCGGGTTCGGACGGGAGATGTCCGGCCGCGCCACACGCGGCTTCACCCCAGCCGTTCCGGAATCCGGACCGGCGGCTTACCTGGGTCCCCCGCTCCTGCCATACGTGTGTGGGAGGTTTCCGGACGGTGGCAGGATTCGGCGTTCCACCCGGATTGACGGTGAACTTAAACGAATAGGGCGAGCGGAAACAAGGCCGGAATTCGTGGATGCCGACCCGCGATATTGATCCACCAAAATGCGGGAATGTGGATCATGGCCGCCCGGCACTCAACTCTCTTGCGCCCGAACGGAAATGCCCTCGCGGACTTCACTGACTGCCCGTCGGGTGAGTGACCCAATTCACGCGCCCGACGCGCAACCGGTCGGGGAGTACCGCAAAATGACCAGGATCCCTCAATAGCCCCAATTGGGACAATATTCGGGCAGGGAGGGAATGCCATAGCATTCCATTTGGGACAGAACGGTCTTTCCGCGCCTCTTGTGGGCGGCCGAAGTGGGTGGTCTGCCTCGGGCGGGCAGTCGACCGAGGAGTCGCCGACTCGGACCCGTCGCCCTCTACGTCGGCCGGCTGACGCGTGGCGAATCCGGTGGACCCGGTCGTCCTTTCCCGGCTCTGGGCTCCCGGACCCCTGCTCGGACCTCGCAGAGGAAGCCCCCGGCGGCTTGCGGAGGCGGCCGGCCGGCCCGGAGGTGCCGCCCGCATCCCCCGGCGGGAAAAGGATGGTGGCGGTGGATCAGATCGCCTGAGATCATTTCGGCATTCGCCGTCCGGGCCCCGGCCCCGGCCGTCCGCCAGGTGACTCCCCCTCCAACTCGCGCCTCCGCCAAGGAAGAACAATGAACGCCGCCGAAGAATTCAAGAAGATTCCCACGACCACTCTCGCCGACCTTCTGGGGCGCGCCCAGGTCATGGATATCGGAATGCGTCCCCTGTGGTCCCCGATTCCGCGCGTCGCCGGTCCCGCATTCACCGTCCGGTGTCCTGCGGGTGACAATCTCATGCTGCACGCGGCCATCCACCGCGCCGAGCCGGGATCGGTCGTCGTCGTCGAATCGGGAGATCTGGACTACGCGCTGGCGGGCGGAAACGTCTGCGCGGTCGCCCAACGCCGGGGCGTCGCCGCCTTCGTGGCCGACGGCGTCATCCGTGACCTCGCCGAGGTACGCGAGTTGGGCTTTCCCGTCTTCGCCCGGGGCGTCATTCCCGTCCCCGGCACCAAAAAGGCCGTCAGGCCGCTGAATGCCCCGGTGCGCTGCGGCGGTGTGCGGGTGGCGGCCGGTGACGTGGTGGTGGCCGACGAGGAGGGTGTCGTGGTCACCCCGCGCGAGGACTGGGAGCGGGTACTCACCGAGGCCCGGCGCAAGCTGGCCAAGGAGGCCGAGGAGTCCCTTGACGCGTGGGAGCGGGCGCACCGCGCCCGGATCGACGCGATCCTCAACGACGGCGGCTTCGAGGGCTGAGCCGGCATCGCGGCTGAGCGGACTTCCAAGGGCTGAGCGGATTTCGCGGCAGAGCGGGCTTCGCGGCTGAGTGACTATCGCGGCTGAGCAGACCCGGGCTCAACTACCGCGCAACACTGCGAGGTTGATGACCGGCCCGCGCCAACTGCCGCGTGGCTGTGGGCCGGAACCGTACGCGACGGCGCCTGGCCCGCGCCCTCAGACCGTGCCCACCTCGCGGACGAGTTCCAGGCTCAGGACGCGGTCGAGGTGGGCGAAGGTCTCGAACTTGGCTCCCTCCAGCACGTCGGACGCCGTCTCCAGGTCCGCCAGGAGGCGCAGGACGGTTCTGGTGTCGAGCCGGGCGTCCAGGGCGGCGCGCGCCGTGCTCTTGAGGTCGGGCGGGATCGGCTTCGACGGATACCCGGCCCAGTGCGCCACGGCGCGCCGCCAGCGGGCCAGCGTGCGGGCGCTGTCGTCGATCTCGTCGGCCGTGGCCGTGACCGGTTCCTCGTAGGGGTGGCCGAGCAGGAGCATCCGTACCGCCGACGGATCGAGGCCGTCCAGGGCGGGCAGTTCGGCCTCGCCGACCCGCAGACAGGCGGCGGACGCCTCCTCGGTGGTGCCGCTGGTGACGTGGACGGCGGGCGGACCGCCCAGCCCATTGGTGATGTCTTCCAGGCCGCCCTCGGCATCGGCGGGGCGGACTCCGGCAGCCGGGGCCCCGTGGGGGGGCGGGCCGGTCCGGCCCACGAGGACGGCCCGGCCGCGCAGTTCGACGACGCGCGCGAGCACGTCCGCGATCAGGAGCACCCGCAGTCCCGTCCCCGCCGCACCGTCGGCGGGGACATGGGCGCAGACGCGCAGGGGACCGGGTCCGGCGAGTTCGTCGACGATGCGCAGCACATCGCCGAGCCTAGGGGGTCGGGGCCGCCGGGGACAGCGGTGCGCTCCTCCTCAAACGGCCCGCGCCTTCTCAGGCGGCCCGCGCCCTCTCAAACGGCCCGCGCCTTCTCAGGCGAGGAGCGGCTTGAGGGCGCCGCCGCGCAGCCGGGTGACCAGCGGCCCGGCGTACCGGCGCGCGGACCAGGTCACGGCGAAGGCCATCACCGCTCCGACCACCAGCGCGGCCAGCACGTCGTGCGGGTAGTGCGCCCCGACGTACACCCGGGACGCGCCCATGAAGAGGGCGGCGACGGCCGCGACGGCGCCGAGTCGGCGATCGACGAAGAACAGCGCGACGGCGGCGGCCGCCGCGACCGTGGTGTGGTTGCTGGGGAACGCGTAGTCGTCCAGCGGCGGGCACTTCTCGATCAGGAAGTCGTGCGGCAGGGCGCGGCAGGGGCGCGGCTCGGTGAACACCGACTTGACCGCGTCGTTCACCACGTACGCGAGCACCATCGCGACCGGCGCGGCGAGCGCGGCCGCCATCACGGACGCGTCCTTGCGCCGGGCGATCCACCAGCCGATGAGCATGAACACCGCGAACAGGCCGACGCCGTAGCTGGTGTAGACGGTCACGGGGCCGTTGAGCCAGTGCGTATGCCGGGCGAAGTCGGTGATGTCGCCGTACAGGCCCCCGTCGATGGACGCGCCGTCCAGGGCCTGTGTCGTGGTGGTGGGACTGGTCATGGGTCGCTGTTCTCCGAAGGTTCGGTGGGCGGGCGCGCCCGGCCGGAAACAGGGCAGGCCGATCAGGCGTCCTGCGAGTGACGGCCCGGCGGTCGGAATATGAATGTCTACAGGCACGTAGACGCTACACCGTGCCGACAGGTTGCGTCGGGGCGCGGTGCGGGGGGACCGGCCGGTGTCAGGTCCAGATCGCCGCGGCGAGCGTGACGCCGAGGAAGGCCGCGCCGAGCCCGGCCACCACGCCGGCGACGACATTCGCGGCGGCGTAGAACTTCGCGCCGTCCTCGGCGAGCCGCAGCGTTTCGTAGGAGAACGTCGAGTACGTGGTGAGCGCCCCGCACAGTCCGGTGCCGAGGAACAGCTGCGTCTGCGAGGAGGCGGCGCCCGCCGTGACCGCGCCGGTCAGCGTCCCGAGGATCAGACAGCCGATGACGTTGACGGTGAAGGTGCCCCAGGGGAAGAGGCTGTCGTGCCTCTTTTGCACCGCGAGGTCGGTGAGGAACCGCAGCGGGGCGCCGACCGCCGCGCCCAACGCCACGAGCAGCCAGGTCACTTGGGGCTCTCCTGTCCCCCGTGGCGGACGATCTCGCAGGCGTCGAGCATCACCAGGCCGCCGGCGACCAGTTCGTCGATCTTGGGCAGGAAGGCCCGTACGCGCTGCTCCTCGTCCACGACGACCACCGCCACGGGCAGGTCCTCGCTCAGGGACAGCAGGCGTTGGGTGTGGATGCGGGAGGAGGCGCCGAAGCCCTCGATGCCACGGAACACGCTGGCGCCGGCGAGCCCCGCCGCGTGGGCCCGGTGCACGATCTCGGTGTACACGGGTCTGTGGTGCCAGAGGTCGCTCTCGCCGATGAGGATGGTCAGGCGCAGGGCCCGTCCGCCGGAACCGGTCATCGCTGCCTCCGGGCGAGTACTCGTCGGGTGATCCACACCGCGGCCCACACCGCCGCGAGGGCCGTCAGGAGCGTCAGGGCCAGGTAGGCGACGGCGGTGCGGGGCCGGCCGGCCGCCATCAGCTTCTGGATGTCGACGGCGTAGGTCGAGAAGGTGGTGAAGCCACCGAGCACGCCCGTTCCGAAGAAGGGGCGCACGAGCCGGTGCGCGGCCCAGACGTCGGTGATCACGACCATGAAGACACCGATCACCGCGCATCCCACGCCGTTGACCAGGAGCGTCGTCCAGGGGAAGGAGCCCGGCACGGTGGGCCACAGGAGCGAGGCTCCGTAGCGGGCGCAGCCGCCGATGGCTCCGCCGAGCGCCACAACTGCCACGACCGGGCGCAGGTGAGCGGTGGTGCCGGCGCGCCGTGGGGGCAGGTCCGGATCGATGCCGGGCTCGGCGCGGCCGTCGGCGGCCACGGGCTGCTGGACTCCCTTGGACATACCTCTCCTACCTGCTGGGCGCCTCTCCCCGTCCTCGTTCCGTTCGAGAGCCGGGAAATCCGGGCGCGCGGGCCCGCAAGTAGGGACCGTTGGCGACGCGGTGCCGCGGTTGGGGTACGGCGGGCCCCACCGCCGCGCGGCGCGCCCACCGGGGCCGCCGCTGTCTTCAGGCTAGCGTCCGCGCTCCGCCGCTCGCCAGCGGGTGCCGGAGCGGCGGGCGCGTCAGCGGGCCGGGCGGCCGGGCGGCGGGGGTGGCGGCGGCAGCGAGCCGATGGCGGGGGCCGCGTCGGGCCACACCAGCAGGACCGGGCAGGGCGCGTGGTCCACGACGAAACGGGTGGCGGGGCCCAGACTGCGCGGGCCGAGGTGGGCGCGCTCGCCGTCGCGGGCGCAGATCAGGAGCTCGGCGCCCTCGGCGGCGCGTACGACCTGCTGTTCGGGGCGGCCGCGCAGGTCCAGGCGGCGGGCCGGGCGGCCCAGGCGCCGTTCGGCCTCCTCGAAGAGGTCGTCGGTGGCGGCCCGCGCGAGTCCTTCGAGCCGGGTGCCGGGATCACGTTCGCGGTGGCCACGGCCGAGGAGCCCGGCGAACGCGCCGTGCGCGGCCTCGGCCACGGCGTCGTCGGTGACGTGCAGCAGGACGAGGTCGGCGCCCTCGGCCGCGTGCTCGCGCGCGGCGGCCACGCACGCGGGCCAGGTGCCCTCGGCGATCCAGATGATGACGCTCATGGGATGCGGTCAGCCTCCGATCGTGTGCAGCGCCGCCCACAGCGCGGCGGTGGACGCGACCAGTGTGACGGGAACGGTCAGCAGACCGAGCCGCGTGAAGTGACCGAGCGCCGGCGCGTCGTCGTGTTCGCGCAGGATGCGCCGCCACAGCAGGGTGGCGAGCGAGCCGACGTAGGTGAGGTTGGGGCCGAGGTTGACGCCGATGAGGACCGCGAGCACCGGACCCGGGCCGCCCGCCGATGCCACGGGGAGCAGCGCGAGCACGGCGGGCAGGTTGTTGATCAGGTTGGAGAGGACCGCGGCGACGGCGACGACCGCGAGCAGCGCGGGCAGCCCGTCGCCGCCGGGCAGCAGATGTCCGATCGCGGAGCCGAGGCCGTTGTCCACGACGGCCTTGACGACGACGCCGAGCGCGAGCACGAACAGGCAGAACGCAATACCGGCCGAAGCCACCAGCTTGCGGGGCGTGGTGCGCCGCC
Protein-coding regions in this window:
- a CDS encoding adenosine deaminase, whose amino-acid sequence is MVAALTALGLAAGALPAAAAAPAVAGGTDDELAAVQAYMGHLTDSPTELRRFLADLPKGGDLHHHLQGAVRAESLIGYAARDGKCIDVTTRVVAPNAGPCASGSRPARDAEAPGPFRRDVIRAWSMRDFVLPPDGDPGPGHDHFFDTFGKFGAAATGHDADMLAEAARASAKEHSGYLETLVTPAAGPLSLLVDRLHLEDPDAAHLDAFRATLTAGPGFEALVRQAAADTERSVRDHRALLGCDRPGAPRACDVAIRFDYQVLRAQDPRDVFAQLVLGFELVRRRLGGFVGVNMVQPEDAPIALRDYTSHMKMVGFLKARAPGVRVSLHAGELVKGLKGVGDRDLSFHINEAVEVAGADRIGHGVDLVHERDPEALTVRMRRRHVLIEAPLISNAQILRVSGAAHPLRAYLDHGVPVALATDDPGVSRTDLSDVYQRGVIEQGLTVTELRTLARASLDHAFVEGRDLWAEQDRYDTFARPCRDDTPDSHRRPGPSCRAFLAASPKAALQWRLEADWHDVANRYAHR
- a CDS encoding HAD family hydrolase, with the translated sequence MAQVRVLALDFVGTLAGRGPAPDGQLVAEALRTLPGTAVPDTFPARFDGVTHRFRLSDHARGVRTPFAARMRRAAQDCGATIPDLRLAVEAVFTAVPDARVDPRAARAVRALRASGLPCVLASNTDRPHAVRLQTLRAAAIADCFDALVLSSSLGIRKPDPRFYAAVTHAAGCPPENILFVGDNPDNDVIAPYAHGMSAVLITEGPRPDTLPPGIATLPHIGELAGHLNHVRRPVG
- a CDS encoding STAS domain-containing protein; this translates as MGTTARPSAPDPVPLPPGLLPGRCRTARTHLVRGVTVVEVYGTVDLASAPDVGRHLDAATHPAGARVVVDLRPVDFFDCALLTLLCRAHRRTRERDGGLGLVCVRPWHLRVLTAGGLDRLIRPAATVEEAALSALAGPPGTANKRHAGGS
- a CDS encoding LysM peptidoglycan-binding domain-containing protein is translated as MPAKGKHRRPKSSSFSRGLAAAGTGGAVLAMPVIGATAAGAAPASAHSATVAQVAAAAKPATAVKASPTSYAVVAGDSLARIADALGVSGGWKQLYQDNQGVIGSNPAMIHPGLRLTVNGPAKAAAPAARDASADRADRSARPATLATATASSYTNNLDGWIKQSLDIMGRAGIPGTYDGIYRNIMRESSGNPMAINNWDSNAVAGTPSKGLLQVIQPTFTAFHVPGTSTDLYDPVANITAACNYAAKTYGSIDNVFGAY
- a CDS encoding RraA family protein yields the protein MNAAEEFKKIPTTTLADLLGRAQVMDIGMRPLWSPIPRVAGPAFTVRCPAGDNLMLHAAIHRAEPGSVVVVESGDLDYALAGGNVCAVAQRRGVAAFVADGVIRDLAEVRELGFPVFARGVIPVPGTKKAVRPLNAPVRCGGVRVAAGDVVVADEEGVVVTPREDWERVLTEARRKLAKEAEESLDAWERAHRARIDAILNDGGFEG
- a CDS encoding phosphatase PAP2 family protein, which translates into the protein MTSPTTTTQALDGASIDGGLYGDITDFARHTHWLNGPVTVYTSYGVGLFAVFMLIGWWIARRKDASVMAAALAAPVAMVLAYVVNDAVKSVFTEPRPCRALPHDFLIEKCPPLDDYAFPSNHTTVAAAAAVALFFVDRRLGAVAAVAALFMGASRVYVGAHYPHDVLAALVVGAVMAFAVTWSARRYAGPLVTRLRGGALKPLLA
- the crcB gene encoding fluoride efflux transporter CrcB translates to MTWLLVALGAAVGAPLRFLTDLAVQKRHDSLFPWGTFTVNVIGCLILGTLTGAVTAGAASSQTQLFLGTGLCGALTTYSTFSYETLRLAEDGAKFYAAANVVAGVVAGLGAAFLGVTLAAAIWT
- a CDS encoding DUF190 domain-containing protein, which translates into the protein MTGSGGRALRLTILIGESDLWHHRPVYTEIVHRAHAAGLAGASVFRGIEGFGASSRIHTQRLLSLSEDLPVAVVVVDEEQRVRAFLPKIDELVAGGLVMLDACEIVRHGGQESPK
- the crcB gene encoding fluoride efflux transporter CrcB produces the protein MSKGVQQPVAADGRAEPGIDPDLPPRRAGTTAHLRPVVAVVALGGAIGGCARYGASLLWPTVPGSFPWTTLLVNGVGCAVIGVFMVVITDVWAAHRLVRPFFGTGVLGGFTTFSTYAVDIQKLMAAGRPRTAVAYLALTLLTALAAVWAAVWITRRVLARRQR
- a CDS encoding universal stress protein, translated to MSVIIWIAEGTWPACVAAAREHAAEGADLVLLHVTDDAVAEAAHGAFAGLLGRGHRERDPGTRLEGLARAATDDLFEEAERRLGRPARRLDLRGRPEQQVVRAAEGAELLICARDGERAHLGPRSLGPATRFVVDHAPCPVLLVWPDAAPAIGSLPPPPPPPGRPAR